The nucleotide window TCGAGCGAGCAAATCCTCCGGTATTTGCCGGCGATAATCAGGCATTATACCCGCCGGCAGGTCAGGCTGGTTCAACTGCCGTGCCTCCTTCAGTTTTACCTTTGAAACCCGTTTCTTTTGGGGCTTATGAGAATCTGTGGCTCTGTTTTCAGCCCCAGTTCCTTCAGTACCCATAAAGGCCCAACCCGGGCGATAAAATCGCCAATGCGTTCCTTTTTGCGGGCATTATCGGCCCAAAGTTCTAGAAAGGCACCGAACAAATCACCCACCGGCGCATAATCTTCATCTTTAATGGGGATAAAGGGCACAAGTACATACCCGACCATGGGTCCCTGGGGACCACGGTGACCGTACTTTCCCCCCACCACCCAGGCCACTCCGCGTTCCCGGCCGGGACGCAAGGCGGGACAGAGATTGATGCAAACCATACAGTGCCAGCATTTCTCAGGGTCGATAATTAAAGTCGAACCCGTCCATGCCAACGCGCCGGTCGGACAGGATGAGACGAGAACGGAGATGTCGCCACCGTCGGCCAGCCAGGAGGCTAAGATTTCGTCGTCTATTTGCGGCAAATCACGGTAGACGCCGATAAAGGAATGGTCTTTCTGCATCATGGCCCGGATGCAGTCATTGGGACACCCGGCAATGCCGCTTTTAACCTTCTGGGGATAACCGGGATACTGCTGTTCGTCAATAAAACGCTGCCCCAAATAAGTTGCCAGGGCCGGAGCGTCGATGAGGGCCGCGTCGCACCTCAACGGCCCGCAGCAGGCCGTAAGACACCGCAAATCATTGCCCGTCGATCCGACATCTAATCCGGCGGCATTCAGTTCCCTGACCATGGGTACCATTTGCTCTCTTGTGGTATATATTTCAATGGTGCCGCCGCTGGTAAAGTGAACAAGGCCTTTACCATAAGTTTCGGCACAAAAGGCCAACGCTTCCAAGGTATCCGCCGCTAACCAACCCCCCGCCGGTTGGAGAATGCGCAGATAAGCCGATTCTTCAATTATATCAGGACGGCCACTCCTGCGCACCCCTACTCCCGAGGGTAGTTCCGGGATGTTGATGTAACCGCCGTGTTCATAAGCGCTCTCCCCGGCGGTAAGACCGTGCTCATACATGGCCAGGGGATAGCGGCTCTTCTCCAGTTCCCGGACATGGCTGGGCGAAGGTCCTTTTAAAAGCTTACGACAGTAAGAAAACCCCTGATCTTCCTCCGGCATTATCTAACACTCCTTCGGCATGGGGAGGCCGGTTATCTGGCTGATTTCGCCGATAGGATTGCCCGGAAAAAGTTTATAAATATACTTTTTTTCCAAGCCGCTCAACTTAATTAGGTTGCGCAGGGTACAGATGGTGCGGTGCCCTTCATAATACTCAAAGCTAATATTTATCAATTTCCAGTGGTCGTCGCCCAAGTCAATGCCCCGCGCCCTGGCCCGCTCGGCTATTTCCTTTTTTCGGGCTTCCGTCAACAGCACCTTCTACCATCCCCCTTGAATTGACATAAAGGCCAGCACTGGTGCGCTGGCCCCTCGACTTTTTTTACACGCAACCGGTAGGCTTGGGTAACCCGGCAATCTTACAGGCCCCTTTAGCCGGTCCGCTGGGGAACAGATCATAGATTTCCTTTAAGCTGAATCCTGTCTCTTTACAAAGTTTCCGGATCATGGGAGCAATACCGAACTGTTGATAATACTGGCGCAGGTAGTTAACCACTTTCCAATGGTCCTCAGTAAGTTCGGTAACTCCTTCCGTCTCGGCCAGGGCCTTGGCTACGGCTTCATTCCACTTGCTGGGATCGGCAATGAAACCGTCTTCATCGACTTCAATTTCAAGGCCGCCAACATTAATTACTGGCATGACCAGCACCTCCTGCTAGATTTTATTATACCTGTGCCTTTAGGTTTAGGCTACAGGCTAATAACAATTTTATCGAACGAGGGCGTTGGCGATTAATTCGCTAATACCGGCAAAGCGTACCGGTAGCTTATAATAATTGATGATTTCACGAAATTGGCCCTTGCAGTTGGAACACGCCAGGGCAACTATACTGGCCCCTGACGCCTTTATCTGCTCGGCCTTAAGCTTGCCGTAGGTTTCCATGCGGAATTTAAGAAAATCTCCCTTTTCCATAATAGCAAAACCACTGCCGCCGCCGCAACAGATGCTCATTTCCCGGTTGGGTTCCAGTTCGCGAAAATCCTTGCAACAGGCTTTAAGAATCCGGCGCGGCTCTTCATAAAGCCCTCCCAGACGCCCCAGCTTGCAGGAATCATGGTAGGTAACCGGCTCCGGATTTTTTTCAGGATCAACCTTGATGCGGCCTTCGCGGATCCATTCGTCTTCCAGTTCTAAAATGCTCTTGACCTCGAAGGGTCTTTCCTCCGGCGGTATAAGCCTCTGCATCAAATACTTTAACGCTTCAAAGGCATGGCCGCATTCGCCCACAACCAGGGTCTTGACGCCGAGTTTTTTAGCCGTCTCCACGTGGGCCTTAACGACTGCCGTAAATTCTACGTCGCTGAAAAATACTCCATAGTTAACGGCATCGTTAACCCCTGTGGCCGGCGAGTTCAGGGTCCAGTCCACCCCGGCGGCATCCATCACCTCGGCCGCACCCATGACCGTTTCGGCAAAGGCCAGGTAATCGCCGGCGTTATGCATCAGCAGGTATTCGGCACCGACCTTATCAACGGGTATTTTAACCTTATAGCCCTTTGTATCCTCAATTTCTTCCTCGAGAAATTCGATCATATCCAAAAAGGCGTTGGCCGGAGTGCCGGTGGCGTTGCCTAATTTTAACTGCTTCTGGGTACCGTTTTTCTTCAGCTCGTCGGGCGCGATATCGATGGCATCAAAAATTTTCCTGGCTTCCCTGGCGATAACGCCGTTATCGATGGCCACCGGGCAGACGTAGGCGCATCTACGGCAAATGGTGCAGCGGTAAATGTTTTCTGCCATGGCATCGAGTTTTTCTTCCGTCAGGTCTTCTGCCCCAACTAATTTGGGGAAGAGCCTGCCGGGAAGGGTAAAATAGCGTTTATAGATTTTACGCAACATATCAGCACGATAAACAGGGTGATAAATTTCCTTGCGCCCGCTTGCCAGGTATACGGGGCAAACCTCGGCGCAGGTGCCGCACTTCATACAAGTATCCAGGGACAATGTATAGGGTAGCCAAAAGGTCCAGTTATCCCTTTGCTGGAGAGATTTCTTCATGGCCTGCAGAAATTTTTCCACCCGCGGTTCCTCGGGCCTAAGGGTCTCATCGGATAGCACCCGGTAATCGTCAAAGACCTTGCGCATTATTCCATTTCACCCCACTTGACCTTGTGGTAGGTAAAATACTTGACGGCGAAGTGCGCCATACGGGTAAAGGGAATGTAGATCATAAAAAGCCACAACAACAGCAAAAAGACTAAATAGTTTTCCGGTAGAGGCAAGTGGGGCTTAAAGGTCAATAAACCGATGAAATAGCTCCTAAAGGTAAAATCACTGAGGGCCCCGCTCATCAAGGCGGTAAACGCTAAGAAGAAAATGAATAGAAGATTCAAGTATTCTACAGGTGTGGATATCTGGCGCAATTCAGGTACAATGGCGCGCAGGAGAAACAAGAGACAGGAACCGGAAACCGCAAGTATTCCCCCTACAACGCCTAAATAGACGGCAAACGGCAGCCCTACTACAAGGCAAAACAGCCAAAAAACGACGGTATAAATGCCCCAGTGCATAACCAGGGAAGGAAACCATAATTTGCGGTTGTGATGAAAGAGGCTGCGAAGGGTAAATACCTCCATCAAAAGCTCACTTATCTGTCCCCCCAGGGTGCGCGGATACGGAAAAAGCTCCCAGTGCAGGTTAACCGGGGCTTTTAACCAGTAAACCACCTTGTAACCCAGCCCCAGGATCAGGGCGGCAATCGCTATATACGGCAGTACGCCTCCGATGAATGATTGCCAGAAAGTCATAATCTGCCCTCCTTATAGTTCCCTTCAAGAATGTCTACGTTCACGCAAGAACGACTATGATATTTATAAAATATCATTAGTTATTATGGTATTTATTTCGCTATAAAGGGCGGTTTTCCTCCTGCCGGCAAAAAATTTTTTTGGTATTTATAAAATCAGTAGGAGGGGACAACGTCCCCTCCTACTGACTAGAAATTATCGCTTATAAAGTATGGGTCACCAGGAGCAGCACTACAAGGAGCACTATTCCCAATCCCAAACTGAAGCTTATCAGCTTTTTCTCGGCAGGCATCAAATCAAACCATTCTTCTTCTTGCGGCAGGCGTTCCTGTTCGGCCATTTCTAGCTCCCTCCTTTTAAGCCACCGGCGGCGGGGTTATGCCGTGGAAGAACAACCAGGAAATCAACAAGCCGATCCAAATGATGAAGCCGAAGAGGCATACCACATATACAACAGCCAGTTTCCCCATGCCTTCTTCCCAAAGCTTTTTAAAGTTGGACATTAAGCCGATGGTGAAGAAGGTTAAGGCAAAGAAGATGCCGCGGAAGTTGCCCGCCTGACCGATACCGGCATTCAAAAGTTTCAATGTATCTTTACCTACACTCTTACCTATCAATATGACCAGGATAAACAGGGCGGCGTAGCCGAGAACGAATTTCGGGAAGCGCAGCCAGATTTCGCCTGCGTTCACCTTTTCCCCTTCCCGCCGGTCGATCTTCCAGGACCAGATAATGGCAAGGATAAAGGCCCAAATGGCAATGAAAATATCAATGAAAACCTTCACCGTCGTCGTCGCCATGAGCATCCAGCCTTCCTGCCACTTGACACCCAGGGCGCTGATGGCCTTACTGCGGATCAAAGCGTCGACCATCGCTCCGCTGGCGGCCGCGGCGCCGTCGGTTTTGACGGCCAGACCCATCCAGGCGCCCGCCACCATGGGCTCTTTGTAAAGCCAGGCCTGGGCGGCAAAGGGAAGGATAATCAGTTCAACTACGGCAAAGATAACAACCAGGGAGGAGACAATAATGGGAATGACCGGACGGGCCTTGATGGCGCCTCCCGTGGCAATGGCCGCGGAAACGCCGCAGATGGAAATGCCCGAGGCCAGGGGTGCGGCCCACTCCGGAGTAAATTTAAAGTAACGGCGGGCGATGAAATAAACGAGGGGCCAATAGATGAGATAAGCTTCAATAATGGCACAGAGTCCCCGGAAGACAACCTGGGCCGTCAAACCGGTGGATTGCAGGGCGTTGAGGCCGATCTGGCCGCCGAGGATAACGATGGCTGTTTTGACAAACCATTCCGGTTTTGTCGCTTCCTGTAAGTAACGGGTCAGGCCCGGGAAAAGATTACCGATGATCAAACCTACAATCAACGCGATGATAAATCCTGATTCTCCCGTCATACGCAATGACCAGGGGATATTCAATTTCGCCAGCTGGTCGGGAGTGGCGGCAATATAGGCATAGTTTCCGATCATCCAGCAGATATAGGTGATGAAGAAGATAATGGTAAAACCGCCGATGAAGCGGGGCACGTTGCCGCCCATAGAAGCCACACCGATGCTTAGAACTACCGTCAAGAATATATACGTCAAGATAAGGGCTATAAAGCCAGGCAGGCCTTTGTAAACGTCGGATACGGGCGTAAGGGCTTTGGACAAATCGAGCCACATGTTAGTTTTAACCGCCCAGCCCAGGAGATCGACGCCACCTATTTTTAGAAAACCGAGGAAAAAGATAAATAATCCGATCCACAGCGCCCACCAATCCTCGCTTCTTAAAAGGGGCGAGCGCGCACCTTTACCTTCCTGGACCATTTTGTTCCCCCCTAAAGTCTTTAATTCATCGCACCTTTTCTGTTTTCTTCCCCTAACTCGCTGTATTGCCCGCGGCCCTTCACCTCCCTCTAGCGCTCATTACCACCTTCACTTGTAAGGCTTTATCGCCCCCCTTTTTTGTTTAATTTTAATTTTTATCTGCTACATTAATTAAACTTTTGTATTAATAAATATATTGTGACCTCAGAATAATATATACTAAAATCTACGCTCACGAATAATACATATTGAAATATATTCTCGTTCCAACTTTCCTTTATGTTAGCTATTCATAAATAATATTTCGCCGTCATTAAGAGTTTTCCTGCTGGAAGGAAAAATTTTTTGGAACAAATATAAAAAACACCCTTCCAAAAGGGTGCCAGTTATAGCGAAGGCTATCTATTCTCCCCAGGTTTGTTCCCCTTCGTTACTGATATAATAGGCGAGGCGCTGGAGATCCAGGTTATAATCGGCGTTGTAGACCAGGACGTCAGGGGGCACACTTAACGTGATGGGCGCGTAGCTCAAGATCCCCTTAATACCGTTTTTGACCAGCTCGTGGGCCACCTTCTGGGCCTCTTCCGCCGGTACGGCCACCATGGCGATCTTGACGTCCTTTTCTTTTATCAATAGCGGCATATCCTCCATGGGCCTGATTTGCATGCCGCCTACTTCGAGGCCGATTTTTGCCGGATCCCGGTCAAAAACGCCCACCAGGTGGAAATGCCGGCCGTATTTACGGTTGTGCTCGGCTAAAGCCATGCCCAGCTTGCCGGCACCTACCAGGATGAAAGGCCACTCCCGGTCAAGGCCCAGGATGCGGGCTATGGCTTCTTTGAGGTAGGTTACATTGTAACCAACGCCGCGTTTGCCCAGCTCGCCGAACCAGGCCAGATCTTTACGGATTACCGAAGGGTCTACGCCCACCCTGACCCCCAGGACCTGGGAAGATATTTCTTCTATGCCGTGCTCTTCTATTAAGTTAAGGCAGCGATAATAAAGGGGCAGGCGCTCAATGGTAGAACGCGGTATTTTAATCCGAAAGGGCATTGTAATCTACCTCGCTTTGGCTATTTTATTTTTAACGGGTCTGATAACGGGCTACCGCCTGGTTGTGCTCATCCAGGGTACGGCTAAAATAATGGGTGCCGTCGGGCTTGGCCACAAAGTACAGGTAATCCGTTTTCGCCGGCCTTAAAGCCGCCAAAAGCGATGCCCTGCCCGGATTGGCAATGGGCCCGGGCGGCAGGCCGTTGACCCGGTATGTATTATAAGGAGATTCGATCTCCAAATCCTTGTACGTCAGGACCGGCTTGGGTTCAGGCAATAAATATTGAATCGTCGGATCGGCCTCCAGGCGCATGCCTTTATTTAGGCGGTTTACATACACACCGGCGATTAGGGGACGTTCGCTATCGACCCTGGCCTCTTTTTCCACAATGGAAGCCAAAATAACGATTTGCTTTGTATCTAAGTTTAATCCGGGGTCTTTCTCCCGGCTGATTTCCTGATAAACCTCCTGAAAACGTCTGAGCATCATCATTATGATTTCTTCCGGAGGGGTACCTTTGGCCACCCGGTAGGTATCGGGAAAAAGGAAACCTTCCAACCTTTCCGGACCAGATACATCATCGGGCAAAAAATCAAAGGGATAATGGCGTACTGCTGCCTGTAAAAATTCTTCCTCCTCTGTCAAACCCTTCTGTTGAAGCATAGCGGCTATCTGTCGTACCGTGTATCCTTCGGGAACGGTAAACTCAATCTCCTCTACCTTTCCCGCAGCCAATAAATCCAGGATTTCCCGAAGGGAAAGGCCCGGTGAAATTAAATAATACCCCGGTTTTATCTTCCTGTCCAGCCCGGTAATTGACGTCAACAGGCGAAAGGCCCAGGGGCTTTTTATTATTCCCTTGCCGGCGAGCTCCGCGGCAACAACCGCCGAAGTAGCCCCCGGAGCAACATATACCTCAACGGCCGGCGCACCGGGTTTTTCTGGGGGCAATAAAAGGTTATAAAAATAGACGCCGACGATTAAGAATAAAATAATACTAAATAACACAGCAAAAATTGCTATCCGGCGCTTCGTGTCTGTCTCTTCCTCCATAACCCCACGTTTTCTCTCCCAAAATTATTTTTTTCATTATACCAAGTTCGTCAAGATTGTACAACACTTGCAAATTAAAACCCGCCAGTTAGATGGCGGGCTTTAATTTCAATCTTCTTCGGCTTCTTCCAGGGCGTTTTCCCAAGCTGCAACAACGCGTTGCCATTCATCTTCATCCTCAATTTCATAGAGGACCTCGCTGCCGTCTTCGTCTACACCGATCTTTAGCACAATGGCTTCGGCAGCTTCATTATCGCCGTCCCCTTCTACGGGTAAAAGGACGGCATACTCGTCGTCTTCGACATTCAGGATATCTACGACCAAAAATTCATGCTCCTGGCCCTCATCATCCGTCAGGATGATTGTATTTTCCTGGTCGGCCATATCCTCACTCCTTTTTCCAGGTTAGGCCTATCATAACCCATTTTGCCCCCGGCGGTCAAGGTATCCCTGTAAAATTATTGTGGCGGCCACCTGATCGACCACGGCCCGCCGGCGGCGACGGGAAAGGTCGGCTTCTAAAAGGACTTTATCTGCGGCAACGGTAGTGAGACGTTCGTCGTAAAGGTGGACGGGCAGACCCAGTACCGCCTTTAAGCCCTGGGCAAAGTCACTGGCCTCCTTTGCCCGGGGTCCAAAGGTGCCGTCCATATTGCGGGGCAGGCCGACGACTATTTCTTCAACGCCAAAACGTTCTATTATTTCTTTGAGGGCGGCCAAATCGGCGTTTTTATTTTTACGCCTTAAGGTAGTCACGCCCTGGGCCGTCCATCCTAAAGGGTCGCTGACGGCCACCCCGATGGTTTTCGTGCCGACATCGAGACCCATTATACGCAATTCAAATCACCTTAATACAAAAATCCCGGCAAGCACCGGCGCAGTATCCGCAGAGAAGACAGCGGCCGGGGTCAACCATTACCCGGCCGCCAGCCAGTTTCAAGGCTCCCTGATGGCATCGTTTAACGCAGTTGCCACAGCCGCAGCACCAGTCTTCTATGATAAGGCGGCGTCTCCTCCCTATAAGACGCGTCACGAGCTCGGGCGCCGGCTCCCTGCCGCTAAACCAGGCCACGTTTACTTCAATTTCTTCCAACGATTGCATGCCTACGGCAACGGCATCAATTACCGGTGTCGCCAGCACGAACTCCAGGGCCTGACGCGCCTGGGCCTGCAAATGACCGCCGCCCAAGGCCTTCATGGCATAAATACCCTTGCCATTTTTATGGGCCAGGGTTATTGCGGCCAGCATGTTTTCCCTGCTGCCGTCGATTATCCCCAGCCCTTCTCGATTGTACAGGGGGTGGATTATATCGATTTCCGGCATCACGGCGGCCGTTTTTACCGCCGCCACCGCATGGGACGATATGCCCACAGCCCGCACCAAACCGCGTTCTTTGGCGTTCAGGAGGTATTCCAGGGCCGGCCGGTGGCCAGCCAGCGTTAGGGCCGTTTCTTGCTCGTGAAGCAAAAAGATGTCGATAACGTCACGTTCCAGCTCCCGCCTAGCTTCTTCCAGGCTTGCCGCCATGCCTTCCGCCGTATAATCATAGGATTTTGTAGCTATGACTACCTCTTGCGGCCATCCCTTCAAGGCCTTCCGAATATAGGGGTACGTTTGGTAGCTCTTGGCCGTGTCGATAAAGTTCACGCCGAGCTCCAGGGCATGGCGGATAAGCCTCGCCCCCTCTTCAAGGCTTAGACCTACCTGGAGCGGCCCTATGGTCAACGTCCCAAAGCACAGACGGGAAACCTTGAGGCCACTGGCGCCTAGGGTGGTGTAAAGCATTTATTTCCGGATTTCCTCCAGTTTTTTCTCCCAGTACACCAGTTTTTCTTCCGTGCGGTTTAAAATCTTCCGGTCTTGATCGGTAAAGTAGCCACCTTCGGCCTTCGCCTTGGCTTCTTCCAGATGGGCACGCATGAGTTTTAAGCTGCGCTCGTAAAGCTCCATGGCATAGGCGGCCCGTTCCCGCTCGTGGCCCCAACCCCCTTGCCAATCTCGCACCGCGGCTTTCAGGAGGTCAAAAAACTTATCGCCTTCGGTATAGAGGTTGACCGTCAGCTCAACATCCGACAGGGCCATGGGTACCGTCCTCCTTTTATTCTAACCTAAATAACTCTTAAGCAACTCGGCAATGATCTCGTCCCGTTCGACACGCCGGATCAAATTACGAGCCCCTTTGTGGCTGGTGATATATGCCGGGTCTCCCGACAGGAGGTAACCGATTAACTGATTAATGGGATCATATCCCTTTTCCTTTAAGGCCGCCTGAACTTCCATCAGGACGTCCCGTACCTGTACTTTCTCTTCTTTGTCGACTTTAAACATCATTGTTTCCTGCATGTCACCGGCCATTGTCTGTAACCCCCTTGCGGTTTCCCGGCTTTAACCTTGACCGATCTGATGAGCCACTACCTTCAGGCTGTAGGCCAGGGCCTGATCCAGCTTGCTCGGATCTTTACCTCCGGCCTGGGCCATATCTGCGCGTCCACCACCGCCGCCGGCGGCGATTCGTGCTACCTCGCGCAGTAAATTGCCGGCATGTACGCCCCGTTTCACCAGATCTTTGCTTACCATGGCTACAAAATTGACGCGACCGTCATGCTGGGAACCGAGGACCACCACGCCCGAGCCCATTTTGTCTCGCACCTTATCGGCCAGTTCCCTTAATGCCTCGGCGTCGGCCGCCTCTACCCGGGCCGGCAGTACCGGTACACCGGCCACTTCTCGCACCTGCTTTAATAAATCGGTTACGGTATAGGCAGCCAGACGGTCCCGGAGGCGGTTAATTTCTCGCTCCATTTCCTTACTCTTCTCCAGGACCTGGCGCACCCGCCCGCTCGCCTGGAAAGTAGGCACTTTGAGCAGGGCGGCAATATCCGTCAGCTCCTGATATTCCCGGGTAACCAAATCCAGGGCGGCCGTCCCCGTTACCGCCTCCAACCGCCGTACGCCGGCGCCGATGCTGCTTTCATTCGTTAAGCGGAAGAACCCCACTTCGGAAGTAAAATGAAGGTGGGTGCCACCGCATAGTTCCATGCTGTAGTCGCCTATTTTCACTACCCTTACCTTTTCGCCATATTTTTCCCCGAATAGGGCCGTTGCTCCCATCGTTTTGGCTTCATTTAAGGTAGTTTCCAGGATTGTTACCGGCAGATTGGCTAACACTTTAAGGTTTACTTCTTTTTCTATGGCCCGCAATTCCTCTTCAGTTAAAGGGGCAAAATGGGTAAAATCGAATCGCAGTCTCTCCGGTGTTACCAGGGAGCCGGCTTGGTTGGCATGCTCTCCCAGAACGTTTTTTAAAGCCCGGTGCAGCAGATGGGTGGCGGTGTGGTTCCTGGCCGCTGCCAGGCGGCGTTCCCGGTCTACCTTAAGCTCAACTTCCTCATCGCAGGCTAGTTTTCCCCTCGCTATTGTTACCTGGTGGAGGATCTTCCCGTCCGGCAGGCGTTTGGTGTCCTTAACCTGCGCTTCTCCGCCGTCCCAGGTTATCTTGCCCTGATCGCCCACCTGGCCGCCGCCCTCGGGATAGAAGGGCGACCGGTCCAAGATAACGTACCCGCTTTCACCGGCATTAAGACAAGGAACGCGTTCTTCCCCCCGTACCAGGGCCAAAACTTTGCCCGTATCCTCCAGGCGCTCATAGCCCGTGAACTCCGTCCCGCTAATGTCGTTTAAGCTGCCGGCAAAGGCCAGGGCAAACTCATAGGCCCTGGTATCTTCCCGCGCCGCCCGCGCCCGCTCCCGCTGGGCCGCCATGGCCTCTTCAAAACCGGCGCGGTCTACCTTAAATCCCTTTTCGCCGGCGATCTCCTCGGTCAGATCCAGAGGAAAGCCGTATGTATCATAAAGGGTAAAGGCTTCCTGGCCGCCGATGGTGTACCGACCTTCTTTCCCGGCCCGCTCCATAATACCGTTTAAAACCTTCATACCCTCGTTTAAAGTTTCATGGAAGCGCTCTTCTTCTTGGCGGATTACCCGGGCAATATACTCCTTTTGCTCCGCTACCTCCGGGTAGGCCTCCCCCATAATAGCAACTACCGTGTCTACCAGGCGGTAAAGAAAAGGTTCCTCTACTCCCAGGGCTTTACCGTAACGGGCGGCCCGGCGTAAAATCCGACGCAGGACGTAGTTGCGGCCCTCATTGCCGGGCAGAACACCGTCGGCAATCAGGAAGGTGCAGGCCCGGGCGTGATCGGCAATGACCCGGAAGGGAAAGCCGGCCTCTCCCCGATCGTAGGGCAAGCCGCTTAAAGCTTCTACAGCGTTAATTAAAGGTCGCAATAGATCGGTGTCAAAATTGCTATCTACACCCTGTAAAATCGAAGCCATTCGTTCCAGCCCCATACCGGTGTCGATACTGGGCCGGGGTAAAGGCGTGAGATTCCCGGCTTCGTCACGTTCATACTGCATAAAAACTAAGTTCCAAATTTCCAGCCAGCGATCGCAATCGCAGGCGCCCAGGGCGCAAAGGGGCGCACCGCAGGCATGCTCCGGACCGCGATCGTAAATGATTTCACTGCACGGTCCGCAGGGACCCGTATCGCCCATGGCCCAGAAGTTATCTTTTTCGCCCATGCGCACAATTCTTTCTGCCGGCACACCGGCTACTTCCTGCCATAATTGAAAAGCCTCTGCATCTTCCTGAAAGACGGTAATCCACAGGCGTTCCGGTGGTAGTTCCAAGACCCGCGTCAAAAATTCCCAGGCAAAGGCGATGGCCTCACGTTTAAAGTAATC belongs to Moorella humiferrea and includes:
- a CDS encoding aldo/keto reductase; its protein translation is MLYTTLGASGLKVSRLCFGTLTIGPLQVGLSLEEGARLIRHALELGVNFIDTAKSYQTYPYIRKALKGWPQEVVIATKSYDYTAEGMAASLEEARRELERDVIDIFLLHEQETALTLAGHRPALEYLLNAKERGLVRAVGISSHAVAAVKTAAVMPEIDIIHPLYNREGLGIIDGSRENMLAAITLAHKNGKGIYAMKALGGGHLQAQARQALEFVLATPVIDAVAVGMQSLEEIEVNVAWFSGREPAPELVTRLIGRRRRLIIEDWCCGCGNCVKRCHQGALKLAGGRVMVDPGRCLLCGYCAGACRDFCIKVI
- a CDS encoding IreB family regulatory phosphoprotein, which translates into the protein MAGDMQETMMFKVDKEEKVQVRDVLMEVQAALKEKGYDPINQLIGYLLSGDPAYITSHKGARNLIRRVERDEIIAELLKSYLG
- the alaS gene encoding alanine--tRNA ligase; this encodes MTGNELRQKFLSFFAGKGHTIVPSSSLVPVDDPTLLFTNAGMVQFKDVFLGLDRRPYKRATTAQKCVRAGGKHNDLDTVGRTARHHTFFEMLGNFSFGDYFKREAIAFAWEFLTRVLELPPERLWITVFQEDAEAFQLWQEVAGVPAERIVRMGEKDNFWAMGDTGPCGPCSEIIYDRGPEHACGAPLCALGACDCDRWLEIWNLVFMQYERDEAGNLTPLPRPSIDTGMGLERMASILQGVDSNFDTDLLRPLINAVEALSGLPYDRGEAGFPFRVIADHARACTFLIADGVLPGNEGRNYVLRRILRRAARYGKALGVEEPFLYRLVDTVVAIMGEAYPEVAEQKEYIARVIRQEEERFHETLNEGMKVLNGIMERAGKEGRYTIGGQEAFTLYDTYGFPLDLTEEIAGEKGFKVDRAGFEEAMAAQRERARAAREDTRAYEFALAFAGSLNDISGTEFTGYERLEDTGKVLALVRGEERVPCLNAGESGYVILDRSPFYPEGGGQVGDQGKITWDGGEAQVKDTKRLPDGKILHQVTIARGKLACDEEVELKVDRERRLAAARNHTATHLLHRALKNVLGEHANQAGSLVTPERLRFDFTHFAPLTEEELRAIEKEVNLKVLANLPVTILETTLNEAKTMGATALFGEKYGEKVRVVKIGDYSMELCGGTHLHFTSEVGFFRLTNESSIGAGVRRLEAVTGTAALDLVTREYQELTDIAALLKVPTFQASGRVRQVLEKSKEMEREINRLRDRLAAYTVTDLLKQVREVAGVPVLPARVEAADAEALRELADKVRDKMGSGVVVLGSQHDGRVNFVAMVSKDLVKRGVHAGNLLREVARIAAGGGGGRADMAQAGGKDPSKLDQALAYSLKVVAHQIGQG